A part of Arachis hypogaea cultivar Tifrunner chromosome 12, arahy.Tifrunner.gnm2.J5K5, whole genome shotgun sequence genomic DNA contains:
- the LOC112728338 gene encoding cytochrome P450 76T24-like produces MDYILLLLFFFMWLSIHTLISKLVIKTSKSLKLPPGPNPFPIIGNILELGKHPHKSLTKLSQIYGPIMTLKLGNLTTIVISSPQLAKEVLHKNDQNFSYRTVPDTVKAHDHHIYSVGWMQPSSQWRILRKICATKVFSSQQLDSTQVVRQRKVKELIDFVKKKSETCEVLNISEAIFTTVLNSISNTLFSIDVVQFGSSKSQEFKDIFCGITEEAGKPNVVDYFPIFRKIDPQGAHARMTKYYKKMINFLDGIVEERLRLLKGLEMDTKEYKDVLDYVLEVMLEDNSQINRIHVLHLLVDLFVAGIDTTASTIEWAMTELLYNPKKLQKVKNELEDVVGKEQQQIEEKHISKLPFLRAVVKETFRLHPPFPLIPHKSKEDVELCGFNVPKNAQVLINIWGVGRDSSIWRNPDEFIPERFLESRIDYQGNDCELIPFSAGRRMCPGLPLAYRGVHTVLGSLLLCYDWKLVKNGQKEKDLDMSEKFGLSLHKAKPLQAIPMQSSSQ; encoded by the exons ATGGACTATATattacttcttttatttttctttatgtgGCTAAGCATTCATACTCTCATCTCCAAATTAGTAATCAAAACTTCAAAATCCCTTAAACTTCCACCGGGTCCTAACCCTTTTCCAATCATAGGAAACATCTTAGAACTCGGAAAACACCCTCACAAATCACTCACTAAGCTTTCTCAAATTTATGGACCCATAATGACTCTTAAGCTTGGTAACTTAACCACCATTGTTATTTCATCTCCACAATTAGCCAAAGAAGTGCTCCATAAAAATGACcaaaatttctcttatagaacTGTTCCGGATACCGTTAAAGCTCATGACCATCACATATATTCGGTGGGATGGATGCAACCTTCATCTCAATGGAGAATACTTAGAAAAATTTGTGCTACCAAAGTGTTCTCTTCACAACAACTTGATTCCACACAAGTTGTTCGTCAAAGGAAAGTCAAAGAATTGATTgattttgtgaagaaaaaaaGTGAGACGTGCGAAGTTTTGAATATTAGTGAGGCTATTTTTACAACCGTGTTGAATTCGATATCAAATACTTTATTTTCCATAGATGTGGTCCAATTTGGTTCTTCTAAGTCTCAAGAATTCAAAGACATCTTTTGTGGTATCACCGAAGAAGCTGGAAAGCCTAATGTTGTGGATTACTTCCCAATCTTTCGCAAGATTGATCCACAAGGTGCACATGCTAGAATGACCAAATATTACAAGAAGATGATTAATTTTTTGGATGGTATTGTAGAAGAAAGATTGAGACTATTAAAGGGTCTAGAAATGGACACCAAGGAATATAAAGATGTGTTAGATTATGTGTTAGAAGTGATGTTGGAGGACAATTCTCAAATCAATCGTATCCATGTCTTGCATTTACTTGTG GATTTATTCGTGGCTGGAATAGACACAACAGCAAGCACTATAGAATGGGCAATGACAGAGTTACTATACAACCCAAAAAAACTacaaaaagtaaaaaatgaaCTTGAAGATGTTGTTGGCAAAGAACAACAACAAATTGAAGAAAAACATATCTCAAAGCTTCCTTTTCTAAGAGCAGTGGTGAAAGAAACGTTTCGCTTACATCCACCTTTTCCACTAATACCACACAAGTCCAAAGAGGATGTTGAATTATGTGGCTTCAATGTGCCTAAAAATGCACAAGTTTTGATTAACATATGGGGTGTAGGAAGAGATTCAAGTATTTGGAGAAACCCTGATGAATTTATACCTGAAAGATTCTTGGAAAGTAGAATTGATTATCAAGGAAATGATTGTGAGTTAATTCCATTTAGTGCTGGAAGAAGAATGTGTCCTGGGTTACCATTGGCTTATAGAGGTGTTCACACTGTGTTGGGTTCTCTTCTACTTTGCTATGATTGGAAGCTTGTGAAGAATGGACAAAAGGAAAAGGATTTGGATATGTCTGAGAAATTTGGACTTAGTTTGCATAAGGCTAAGCCTCTTCAAGCTATTCCCATGCAATCATCATCACAATGA